The Lolium rigidum isolate FL_2022 unplaced genomic scaffold, APGP_CSIRO_Lrig_0.1 contig_61873_1, whole genome shotgun sequence nucleotide sequence GGCTGACACAAGAGGGTGAATCTAGCCCTCGCGCCTAGTCTCGTCTCCATATACGTCTATTTAGCTCGACCCTCTGCCTCCCAGAACCCAAGGAAAATCCTAGCTACGGGCTAATGGAGCTACCGCTACCCACGCCCTCTTCATTTCCGCGGGCGATACCCACCACGCCCTCCCCCAGGCCGGGGGCCATCGACGTCTGACAGGAGACCAACTCAAAGAAGGCACTGGAGGTTCTGCGCCAGATCCATTCTGCTAGCCCGCGAGCTCACCCCGGGCGATGTCGTGCATCTCTGCGTCGAGGAGATGGTCCCCGCAACATGTGCGTGCTCCGCCTCGTCACCTCCAAGCTCGGTGTCGATTAGGGATCCCTCACCAGCGAGACCAACTCCATCAACAAGATTGCACACACGGTAACCGCGCTCAACGCCAACACCTTGGCGTCATGGAACTGCGCTGGGCTTCTACAACGGAGGTCATCATCTCATCTGCCTCCGCTCGTGGCAGATAACGGAACCTGTGGCCACCATGAAGCACTCCCTCTCTCGCGATGCGAATCAGCGAGTACTACAAAGCGCCTCCGATGCACACATCATTGGAGGAGAAGGGCAGTGGTTGAGGACCTGATGGCTTTTTTAGTTCTTGTTAGGGTGTTCGATGCAAAATTCACTGCTAGATTGTAATTTTGGTCCTTTTGTGATGCTCTCTGTAAATGTAACGGAATGAGGGAATAAAGGTTGGCACGTGGTGGGGCGGGCCTTTTTTTCCTAAATGAACTACCGCCGATGTACCTAACATAGTGCGTCAGTGCTAGGTCCATATACCGCTGACGTACCGTTCTGGTGCGCCAGCAGTAGCCTAATACCATCGGCATGATAGCGTTGGCGTACCTAAGTGCGCCGGCGGTAGCCATTTGATCCTTTGGTGATAAGCTATTCCCTAGTAGTTGGTAGTGGTGGAGCTTGATATTATGTACCTGATGCACAAGCATCAGGGTCAACGAAATATTTTAGTTACACTTATAAGCTTACTAAGGCCTGTGCATCAGTTATACATAGAAAAGTGCATCAGCGAAGCTATAATTTGAGCTAGCAAGGCTGCAGATGTAGAAACTTGTATAGAGACGCATCACGGTGACTCTTCCTCTAGCTCCGCCCCTGGTAGTGGGTGTGCACCCACACAATCACATGAATATATACTATGATCATATATGCCTATGTATTTTACATCTTGTAACTATATTGTCTCATGAATTACTCAACACCACACAAGTTGTATATGTCCATGGGTGGTACAGGCAGATGCCCAAGTCGGAAGGGAAGCCCTTTCTCTCGCACCACTGTTGGGCATTAGTCAAGAACAATGTGAAGTGTAAGACAAGGGGTAAAGAGACCCCACTAAAGAGACAAATGCCAGgctactcctcctcctctctaGGAGGTGATTATGATGGTGGATATGGGGAGGGTAGAGCACATAAACCCAACCTAACCTTATTGAGGCCTAGGAGGAAGATATAGAAGGAGAATCgcaagaaagaaacaaagcaacaaACATCCTATAGAGATAAGCTTGACGAGATACTAAATACAAGGAATGACTTGCATCTCACGTGATTCAAGCCTAGTTTGACTTGGTGCTAAGAGGAAACACGAGAAAACAACAAGGTGGCAACAGATGAAGGAGAATAAGTAACACATGAAGGCCATGTCAGAGTAGAATACGAACTctatgttgaatataaatacactgcttagtctcttttcatcagttcggacttttaaaAAACTTGTCTAGTGCAGgaatctttcatggtatcagagccaggaggTTTCAAGTTCAAGACCCTACTCACGCaatattaaaaaataaaagaaaaagattatGCGGCTTGTGCACCGAACCTACGCTATGGACTAAAATTGCCTAGATGTGAGGGAGAGTGTTGAATATGAATACATTGTCTAGTCTCTTTTCATCAGACTTTTGAAAAACTTGCCTAGTGCAGGAATCTTTCACTCTAAAGAGTGCAATTTTTCTCTTCGGGGGGggggaggatgatgcagaaggccAAGAAAGAAATAAGGAGGAAGAATGAGGAAGAGACAATGGTCATACTGATGGATCTAAATGAGATTGATGAGAATGCAACAACCTTTTGTGAGATGATTCGTGATGATATCTTGGCTTCCAAAATGCTAGTGGGAGTGTAGGACGGTATGATGCTCATTATGTTCAAGTAATGTTGGATGAGCTTTGTGCTTGGATTAGAAATAACTATTTGGAGCGATTTGAGACATATTTTGGTTCATTTATTAGGAATTTTTTATATTCCAAATTCATGTACTTGAAATGTTGTTCAATTGTGTGTGTATTCAAAGCATAAGAAGTGGTTTTCTGTGATGTGAAAATTAAGTTGAAAAGACGTTTGTATGCATATGGGGTGATATCTTTCGGGAAAAAGGAGTATAACCCTGGTCTttacatcaattgatgcacatagTCATTTTTTTCACCAAGTTCATCATTCAAGTCATTGCAGTTCAAGGATTGTATAAGTTCGGTACGTGAATTAACGTTCTGAAAAATATCAACATATATTTGTATCTATGCATATCCTTCAATCTACTTAAAAACCATCACCCACTCAAGTGAAGATATTATGTGCAACCGTTCGCCAGACGGGTGTATGTAGAATCCACAACCTCCCGCTCATCTCACGGGAGGAGCAAAGACTGCAACTGAATCGAGTGTGTGATCATATGAATAATCTGGAAAAAAGAAGGAGACGCTTTTGTCTTGTTAAGCACAGTATTATTTCTGGAATTTCATATGGACCACTATAAAGTTGACACTACTACGTGGACTCCAGGCTTAGTTTTGTTTTTGATTTCATTCGCAGCCAATTCTTGAATCGTGTTGTGATACGAAGAAAATGAAATATGTCGGCCGTGGTTGTAAGGAATCCACCGAAACAGTACGCTCTGAACACTTATAAAACTTTAGGGACTTCCCTAAAATCATTTAGATCTGCATTTTCAAAGGATCTGCTAGCTCTACCTACCTCCTATTGATTAAGTAGAAGTATATATTTTTCTGTTTGAAGCGTTCTTGGATAATTAACACACTTGCCACTAGCCCACTGGTGCTATCGACACACCTACCCCGCGTCCCAGCATGGAAAGCTAGCCAGTTCTCTGTCAGCGACGGCGCCTGCTGCTATATAATCAGCTCGGTGCTCGCATAGCGGCAAGACTGTAAACGCAGAGCCGAAGACAGGGAGAGAGTGGCAGAGAAGCCATCAGAGAGAGGAATTATGAGTAGCCTTCGAACATCATCGCCAAGGCCGTATATCCTCCTGGACGCCGGAGACGACACGGAGGGAGGTGGGCGCCCGCCCCTCGTACGCCAGGTACACGACGGTTCTCATCCATGTCGATCCCACCCTACTCTCTGCATCTGAATTCCAAGTAGAATCATCGATCATGGCCGTTTTTCCGGCGTTTCATCAGTTTATTTCAAACATGGATCGATCGTCAACTTATTAGCAATCGTGAGATGGGGGTAAATATGAGATGACTAGTTCAATGGAGACTACTATTTGCCGCGTCAGAATTTAGTATGCATTTCTACCACTAACACGCGCGGAATCAGTAGCGGGAGACGACAGACGAGGAAGCTTGAAGCGGCCAGTTGCGGGCTCCCAACAACCATGGACTAAGTCTAAGCTAATCACGATACGACGGTACAAGACTGACTATATGCATATTACTCTTTTAAACAAAATCAGTTAGAATCGTCGATTGACGCATTCAGACGTCTGTTCTTCAAAACGATAATGCATCCAGAGACATCAGTGTTCGGTTTCGAGTTAACAAACGCCACCAGCAACGTCGGTAGGACCAGATCTGTTTTGCGCTGTATTTTCCAAAAAATTATGATTGTATACGCAGGCTTTACAACTTGTCTCTACACTAAATTATGGCGGCTAACAGGGTGCGCGCATAATTTGGCTCTACTTTCATGAGACTACTAGGTGTTAATTAGCGACGATCTTTGCAGCACATGGTCGacatacaatttttttttaatcGCAGATTCAATTCTGCTAGCTAATTTACAAACCGTGCAATGTGGTATTATAGAAAAAAACAAACTCTGAAATGCTTATGTATCCAGAATCATAGTATTTTGCAATGTTCTTTCGATCTCCTTTCTCATTATTCTAGTTTTGGATCAAGAGCAGCTCACCTACCGTTCCCCAAGGATTCTACTTGCTTCCCCAAGGAGTGCTTCTCCAAGGATCGATGAGGCGAGACAGCTAGGGCTTCCCTCGCCACGGATTGCAGAGGAGAGCCCGCAAGCGCCACTTCTCGATGACAGGACAATAACCAGCCGCAAGGCACCGTTTGTAAGTATCCAGAGGCATATCCTGCAATGCTGTTTCGATCGACTTTCTCATTCTAATTATGTATCAGGCTCTCACCTACCGTTCGTTCAAAAGAACAAATAGTCTGCTTGCTTCCTCAAGCCCAAGGGTTGCTTCCACAAGCCCGGGGATTCGGTCGCCAAGGATTGATGAGGAGAGCTTGATATCGCAGAGGATTGCAGAGGAGAGCCTGCAAGCACCGCCTCTTCTCACTGACAAGAAAGTAACCAGTAGCAGCAAGGCGCCGTTTGTAGTACTAGGTGAGTTCCATCCATATCTCCACAAACTTGAATCACACTACAATATAAACTAATCCCTCCGTTTTGTGATTCCAATTTCCTTTGATCCATGTTCTTAAATAAAAGATATCAACATTTATACCACCAAATTAGTACAATTAGATTCGTGATGAATTATATTTTCATCATATAGCTATTTGATCTAAAAAAATATATTGTTATACTTTTGCATATATTTGGTCAAATTTGAAATACTTTGACTGTAAGGAAAGTGGAAGTAGTCATCCATAAAAGGATTTCGGAGTTTTGTCTAAATTCGCATGTATTTATACTCTAaagagtatctagatacatctaaatttagataaatttgcaACATCTTTTTATGGATAGATATAGTACATTTTTCagggttttttttcgaaatgcgaGCATCCTCCCCaactgcatcaaaatgatgtgcaCGACTTTAATATTATTGCAGATACAAAGTCATCAATTTGACATCTCAAGGATCACATATAGCAAAAATAAGCCATCTAAAAAGAGAGCAATGCCGACTTCTAAGCATATGTGATTCTCTTAGTATGTTGACATCCACCCGAGGTAAAGATAGCCTGAACAACTGCCATGAGACGATTGTAGCCAATATCCATGAGTACTCGTTGGTCCACATGAAGGAGATAAGACCACATATTGATAGTAGAAACCGCTctgtggataacctgcaaaaaaatcaGGTTTGCTAGTGTGTTAAAAACAACATCGTTTTGATAATTCCACATTGCCCAAACTGAAGCACAATCTCCCACATGAATCCGAGCTTTTGTTTTCTAATCAATCCCATTCAGCCAATTGCCAAACATATTTGTCATATTAGCCGGAGGTGTGATGCTATATGTGAAGTACACCCGGTTCAAGATAATAGGTGATCTATGCACATTTAGTACACCCGGTTCATCATATTTTTGCAAGGTTATATTTAGTAAGAAGCACTTTTCTATGTATGAACCACATGAAGatcttaattttcagtggtaCCTTAATTTTCCATAAGTATTTTTTTAAGGAAGACCGTATGTCCATTCATACAATCAACATATATGGACTTAACCGTGAAAACCCCATTCGATGTCAAGCGCCACTTGAAACTATCCGGTTCATGAGAGATAGTTACTCTCATTAACCTCCTAACCAAGCCAGTCCAGGTAGCCCATTTATTCTCTGTAAGGCGAAGATTGAATCCTATATTCAAAGGTCTATTAGCTAGAGCATCTCCTACTAAAACGTTGTTGAAGTTGAATGTTAGGATGCTAATGAAGAGTCACCAAACCAAATATCTTCCCAAAAATGGGTTTTCATGCCATCCCATACGATAAAGGAACCATGTTTAAAGAAATCATTTTGAACTCCCATTAGGCCCTTCCAAATAGGAGAGTTCGTTGGCTTAGCTCGAACTTTGCGAGACAGTTTTATCGCTGAGATACTTATTATGTAACAACTCTTGCCACACACCTTGACCATTACGAATGTTAAATAGCCACTTACGAATTGAACATCTATTCTTGATATCCAATACCTTGATGCCTAGACCCCCTTGATTCATCATTCTACAAATGATGTTCCACTTTGTTGATCTATTTTTTTAGTTCATCACTTCGCTAAAAAAACCGCAATATGTAAAAGTCTAATCTTTTCCGCACACCTTTgggtatctcaaaaaaaaaagattagagGAACATTGGCAGACTAGTAAGAACAAAATTAATTAAGACAAGCTGTCTCCATACGAAAGCTATTTGCCTAGCTAAGATGCAAGTTTTCGTTCACAACGATTCTCCATAGGTTTCCATTCTTTATTAAGAAGTTTCCTATAATGTATAAGTATTCCTAAATATTTAACTGGAATAGCTCCTACTTCACATCAAAAAAATGTTTCTCTTGTCATGCTCAACCTCTTTAGCCTTACAAAAAAACCTTTCTTTTGTGAAAATTAATCTTCAAACCAGATAGTTGCTCAAAAGTACTtagaattaatttcatattaatgGCCTTAGCTAAATCatgctccatgaataaaatggtgTCATCCGTATACTACAAAATAGAGATTCCACCATTAACGAAATGATGCACTGAGCCGCCAATCTGACCATTATCCTTTGCCCTTGCTTTAATAATGGCCAACATATCAGCGACAATATTGAATAAAATTGGAGATAGCGGATCTCCTTGTCTTagacccttcaaagttcaaaaATAATATCCAATATTATAATTAACTCTAATACCTACACTCTCACCTTCCACAAATCTAACTACCCAATCGCACCATTCTGGTGGGAAACCTTTCAGGCGCAAAGCTTGTTGCATGAAGGatcacttaactttatcatatgccttttcaaatCTATTTTAAATAGCACACGATCTAGTTTCTTGCTTTGAAGTTCATGAATAATCTCGTGGAGAATAACTACCCGATATGAAATCCGTTTGTGTAGGACGAACAACCTTATGTGCAATCTCAGTTGCCCTATTAGTTCCAACTTCAGTTAAAACTTTGAAACTAACATGGAATAGACATATGGGCCTGTAATTGCTCAATTCTACTCGCGTCCTCCTTCTTTGGTAAAATTTTAACTTATATAATGGCAACTCACCATTCTGCAACTACACGAATAGAGCCATCATATCAGTTCTAATGACATACTAGAACTTTTGATAAAACCCAGCAATGAACCCATTCAATCCTGgacctttattatgttccatttgagATATTGCTTCACACacctcctcttcagtaaaaggTGATGTGAGGATAGCTCTCTCCTCCTCATTGAATTGAGTAATATCATGAGTAACTTATTCTCTCATACTAAAACAATTTGGTACCGGTGCaccaagacgaattttattgtctTGACCTACAATTGTCCCTTCACCATGTCCAAGTTGAAAGATCATTTTCCTTCTGTGCTTACCATTAGCAATTAGGTGAAACTATTTTGTATTATTCCCACCCTCTTGAAGATGCTTAACTTTGGTGCGTTGAGCCTACTTGGTTTCTTCATCACGCCTAAGCTTGGCTAAACTAATATCCGCCTCTTTTTTGTGGCCCTATTAAGGGATGTTCAGCCTTTAATCAAGCTCGCCTATAAGAAGGAGCAGCCCCTCTTTCTCCTTCATATAAACACCACTTAAATTTTTTTCCCACattggttcaaaaaaaaaatttggttcaattttttttttgcccaCCCTCTCAAGAATTGTCTTAGGTGGCTGATCTTATTTTGCCACCTTTCAATTGGAGAGTTCCCTGTCTGAACAGAATGCCACTCATTCCCCATCTCATAAGAGCCATCTTGGCACATCCAAGATAACTCAAATGAGAAATATTTTTTGTTGCCAAGATGAGCTGGGTTAATGACATTTTTTCGTGGATGGGGATAGCTTGTACACACAGTCACACACCTACTGTAATTTGTTTGACGAACTACCTTAATTAAGACTGGATGATGTTACAGGGTTCGAGTGCCTGGAGAGCACGGCGTTCAATGGCATCTCCACGAACCTGGTGGTGTACCTGGAGACCGTCCTCCACGGCAGCAACCTCGGCAGCGCGTCCAACGTCGCCACCTGGTTTGGGACCAGCTACCTCACGCCCATCTTCGGGGCCATCGTCGCCGACACCTACTGGGGCAACTACAACACCATCCTCGTCTCCCTCGCCGTCTACCTCCTCGGCATGCTGCTCGTCACCTTTTCCGCCTTCCTGCCGCCCGAGGTCTCGTCCGCGTTCGTCAGCACCAAGACGCTCGCGTTCGTGGGGCTCTACCTGGTGGCCATCGGGAGCGGCGGCGTGAGGTCCTCTCTGCTGCCGTTCGGCGCCGAGCAgttcgacgacaccatcgccgaggACCGGGAGGACAAGGCCTCCTTCTTCAGTTGGTTCTACCTCTGCGTCGACTTCGGCCCCATCGTGTCCGGCCTCTTCATCGTCTGGATCCAGCTCAACGTCAGCTGGGGCCTCGGCTTCGCCATCTCCACAGCGTGCATCGCGCTCGCCTGCGCCGCCTTCCTACTCGCCACGCCCATGTACAAGCGCAGCATGCCCACCGGCACGCCGCTCAAGAGCCTCTGCCAGGTGCTCGTCGCCGCCTGCAGGAAGGCCAGCCTCAAGCTGCCCTCCGACGCCGGCCTTCTCTACGAGGCCAGCGACGACAACAAGGATGATAATTGTTTCTACCAGCTGGCGCCCAGGATCGCGCACACCGGCGAGTTCAGGTTTCTGGACAAGGCGGCCATCTTCTCGGACCTCGACGTCACCCTGGTCGAGGGGACGTCGTGGAAGCTCTGCACCGTCACGCAGGTGGAGGAGCTCAAGATTCTCCTGCGGCTCCTGCCGGTGTGGACGACCAGCATCATCTTCTCCGCGGCATACTCCCAGATGAACACCACCTTCATCCAGCAGGGCAGCGCCATGGACATGAACATCTTCTCCCTGAACATACCGGCCGCGTCGCTGAGCTCCTTCGAGGTGCTATGCGTCCTCGCCTGGGTGGTCCTCTACGGCAAGGTGATCGTGCCCGCGCTCGGCGCCTTCTACTCTGGCGGCAACGGGGAGCCGTCGCAACTGCAGCGGATGGGGGCTGGCCGCGTCCTCATGGCGCTCTCCATGGCCCTCGCCGCGGTCGTCGAGAAGAGCCGACTCGCCAGCGTCGCGCGAGGAGAGCTCATCGGCATCGCGTGGCAGCTACCGCAGTActtcttcctcgccggcggggaggtgTTCTGCTACATTGCCCAgctcgagttcttctacggcgagGCGCCCGACACCATGAAGAGCATGTGCACGTCGCTCGCGCTCCTCACCATCGCGCTCGGGAGCTACCTGAGCTCGCTCATATACGCGGTCATTGCTCTCTTCACGGCCACCGCCGACAGCCCCGGCTGGATCGCCGACGACCTCAACGAGGGGCACCTCGACTACTTTTTCTGGATAATGGCCGCCATTTCCATACTCAACTTCCTCGTGTACAGCGCATTTGCCAAGAACTACAAGCTCAAGACGGTCCTCTCGTGATCAAGTTTGGTGATTCTCGATTTTTGGCCTTTCATACTTGAATATGAGATTACACCGCACAACGGCGTGTATTTTAATCGACCAAGCTTGTACAGTACATGACTAGTTTGTATACAGGACTgctcatttttttttaaaaaaaatagtcaACTATACATATCAAGATAGTACTGTGGTGATCTTGTTATCATCCGTTGACTCTGCTTTTATCCGAGGAAAAGTGCCTCAGCTCCCAATAAATGAAAAGGGAAAGTACAAAATAGTTTAGCATCAGGGTTTGTGCATTCCGGACAAACCAAACCCACACATCAACCCAGCCCAGCCGGTATAAACGCATATAAATGCAGCACACAtgccctccgtctcagtttaacaGGCACACATGTAGTTTAAAAATTTGCTTTGACCACTATTTTGGTCAACAATATATcaaatatatgtcacaaaaattatatcactgaaaaacatttttgcatacgaatctaacaatatagattttgtagacatagAATTTATATTGTGTTGACCAAATAaataaaacggagggagtataatgcaTCCCATGGTGGCAATGGAAGTTGATATGAGAGCTAGCAATTAAAgaggattagagcatctccagccgttctgCCAGAGGGAAACATAAACTAAAGCTAGAACATGACGATCTACATACCGAAACGACGGTAGAacgccgtgtagtcgccgccgctgTTGTCGTCATCGCTGGAGTTGCCGgcgtcctcgggcggcggcgcctgCTAGCTGCTCTGGTCGGTGTCTCCGTACCAACGGCTTGAACCTTGGCTAGGGTCGCAGTGTGGCGGCGTCAGCCGATACAACTCGTCGTcgatgctctcctcgagcttgatgaGCGGCACGGGGGGGGCGACGGGTGCGGTGGGTGCGGTCGGTGTGGCTCGGGCGGCGCGTCGCCACGCGGCCGCCAGGTCAGGCAGACGCATCTGCTGCTCCGCTTCCTGCCTCTACCAGTCCTGCC carries:
- the LOC124681939 gene encoding protein NRT1/ PTR FAMILY 8.3-like; translated protein: MSSLRTSSPRPYILLDAGDDTEGGGRPPLVRQLTYRSPRILLASPRSASPRIDEARQLGLPSPRIAEESPQAPLLDDRTITSRKAPFALTYRSFKRTNSLLASSSPRVASTSPGIRSPRIDEESLISQRIAEESLQAPPLLTDKKVTSSSKAPFVVLGFECLESTAFNGISTNLVVYLETVLHGSNLGSASNVATWFGTSYLTPIFGAIVADTYWGNYNTILVSLAVYLLGMLLVTFSAFLPPEVSSAFVSTKTLAFVGLYLVAIGSGGVRSSLLPFGAEQFDDTIAEDREDKASFFSWFYLCVDFGPIVSGLFIVWIQLNVSWGLGFAISTACIALACAAFLLATPMYKRSMPTGTPLKSLCQVLVAACRKASLKLPSDAGLLYEASDDNKDDNCFYQLAPRIAHTGEFRFLDKAAIFSDLDVTLVEGTSWKLCTVTQVEELKILLRLLPVWTTSIIFSAAYSQMNTTFIQQGSAMDMNIFSLNIPAASLSSFEVLCVLAWVVLYGKVIVPALGAFYSGGNGEPSQLQRMGAGRVLMALSMALAAVVEKSRLASVARGELIGIAWQLPQYFFLAGGEVFCYIAQLEFFYGEAPDTMKSMCTSLALLTIALGSYLSSLIYAVIALFTATADSPGWIADDLNEGHLDYFFWIMAAISILNFLVYSAFAKNYKLKTVLS